The window CGCAATTGGCTGCAGGGGTGATCACCGCCGGTGCCGAAGTGCTCGCGCCTCGCATCATGCCGCATTCCCGTTCGTCGCGCCGAAAATGCTGCGCCGCCCAAGCCACCACCGTGGCAAGGTCGCAGTTTTCGACCAGTTCTATTAAGGGATCGTTAAGCGGCGGAAGCGCGTACGCGCCACCGTCAACGGAAGCCCAGCCCGGCCTTTGGGCGGGCATAAAGGTGTCGGAAATGCGGCAACTGTCAATCCGCCACCTTCCCGGCGCCATTTTTCAGGGGAGCGTGACAAGCGCGCAACGCCCGAGCTCGCTTGTCAGCACGGCCTGAAGCTAAAGAAATCGAGGTGGAACAAGTTATTGAAAATATGTACCTTTTTGTAAATTTCAGCGCAGATCGCCGTATTCAAACCAGCTGCGGCTTGCAAAAATCCATCGGGAGCGGCAATGACAGGCCATCGGAAGGGTGGCCGAGTGGTTTAAGGCAGCGGTCTTGAAAACCGCCGTGGGTGCAAGCCCACCGTGGGTTCGAATCCCACCCCTTCCGCCAGAAATTCTATCGCTTAATTTCAACAATATTATCAATCGCTTGCATTAATACGAATGCAAGATGGACCCAGAAAGCCCCCAAAGGTAGTCCCAGGAATTGGACCCATGTTTAGGGGGCGGAGGAGACGACATGGTTATTCACGACGACGCAGATATGGCCGAGGTGGTTCGCGAGTCGGTCGCGGCTTTGAAGGAAAGTGCTCGTCACGTTGGCAAAGCGGATAGGCACATTTCGGACGCCCAGATTGCTGAAATCGAGGCCGCTATGGATACCCTCAAGAGGACGCTTGAGCTGAAGAAACGCGTCAACGAGACCGGACGAAGCCTGTAGCGTTTACCGACTACCGCTCAGCCCCAAAAAAACAGGGGGAGGCTCCAGTTTCCTGAAGTCTCCCCCTGCGGGTAATTAGAACGCCCTCTCAGGCGCCTCGCGACGTGGTCGCCTGTCGAACTCGGGCAAGTCCCGCACGAAGGTGTTCATCAGGTGGACGAACGGGACCCAGTTGCCCCAAGGGAAGGCCTTGGCGACGTTTCTGACGTCCTGCTGCGAGAGCTGGTTGTCGCCGGATAGGACGTTCCCGACCATGCCCCCGACGCCCTTCTGGAGGTCATCGACGAGCCCGAAGGTGGGATTGCCGGTGATGAGATGGGACGGCTGCGAGGTCATCCGATAGCCGAAGACAGGGTCGACGCCGGCAGCACTGAGCGCCGTGTCTGCCAAGGACGGCATGAACGATGACCAGCTCGCGCGCTGAAAGCCGCCCGCAAGCAGCCCCTCCCACGACAGCGCCTTGTCCAGCCTCTCCTCCCGGCGTGGGTCCGTGGCGAAGCGATAGTGGCTGTAGGCGATGTGCGTCAGGACGCCACCGACGCCGGTCAGGAGGAACGTGGTCGCGGTCTCCCAGTCCCTCATGTGGATGTTGTGGATCAGGTGCCGAGACCACGCCCCCATCACGAAGGACCGGAACTGAAGGATGGTCTTGCCCAACGCATCCCCGACCATTCGATGCATAGCGCCGGGGTCGTTCTGCAGGATGGCGTACTTGGCCCAGCGGGTCGCCCCCATCTGGAACGCCGCAGCGGCCTCTTGATCGGGCCACTTCTCGATGTTCATCCGGGGCAACTTCCGGCCCGCGACGTCGCCGTCGATGAAGGTCCGGTTCTCGCGGATCGACTTGAAGATCCGATTGCCCATCTCCTTGTCGATGCCCATGGCCGTCAGGCGGTCCCAGTTCACCGCGTCACCGTCCGCCATGTGGGCGAACTTGGCGTAGACGCCGCGCGCCGCGAAGCGCTGGAGCCCGGTGTTGATCGGGGCCATCAGCGACATGGCCGTGGTGGCCCGCTTCAGCTTCGCCATGGTGGCGTCGTAGCGGTCCCCGAGGGTATCCCCGAACCTGCCGTCGATGTGCCCCCCACCGGCCTCGATCTTCGAGTGCAGGCTGCCCCGCACCCAGTCAGTGCCGAAGTTGGTGAGGTACTCGATGTCCCGCGCAATCTCGTCATCGAGCTGCCCGGTGCGGGCGTCTCGGAGGATGTGGCGGAACGCCGGGACGGCCGAGAGGGTCGCCTTCAGGCCGACCGAGGAGGCGGCGTGGAAGAACTCGTTGACCTGGGCGAAGCCGACGTTCCCCATCACGCGGATGAAGTTGTAGTCGCGCAGCCGGCGCAGGGTCTGGCCCCACTTCGTCTGGTCGGCTTCCGAGCTGAGCCCGAGCACCTGCTTGCGCAGATAGTCGAGGTTCTGCCGGTCGAGTTCGAGGCCCTTCTCGCGGGCGTTGTTGTCCACCTTGCCGGCCTGGAACTGCTCGTCCCAGGTCTGCGCGAGGCGCTGCATCATCTTCTCCCAGTCGGCGTCCTTGGACAGACCGGTGATCAGCATCTCGGGCTCGTTGCTGGGCGGCTTCCACTCGCCGCTGATCTCGAAGACGGGCTCGCCGTTCTTCGTCTCGTTGACCTTCACGCCCTTCACGGTGCGCTTCCGGCCGTCCGGTGAGTGGACCTTCCAGTCCCCCTTCAGGGACTTCAGGGCAGCCGCCAGGGCGTCATCGACCTTCGGGCCGGAGACCAGCTTCACGCCGCGCTCGGCGGCATAGTCGGCTGCGACCTCCAGCAGGTTGCGGATGGCTTCGGGGTCCTGGGTCTTGAGAGCCAGGCCGTCGATCCGCAGGTTGCCCATGTCGAGCTTCAGGTTCACCTCGCCGGCAGCCGTGAGGATGTCGGGCTGGGAGACGCTCTCCCTGATCTCGACGTCGGCCCGCTTGATCGGACGGACGTGCATGTCGGTGAAGAGCGGGTTCTTGACCCTGACCTGATGCAGGCCGAGCAGGCCGGACATCTGACGTGAGTACCCCTCGAAGACCGACAGGGCGTCGTTCTCGAAGAGGTCCATCAGCCGGAACTCCAACGTCTGGCCGTACCTCGGGTCCGACTTGTCGGTGACCACGAGATCGTCCTTGAACGTCTCGTCATACAAGGCTCGAGATTTGCCTCGGGGGGACGCGCCGGCCTTCGGGTCTTGCTTGCCCTTCAGGAGGCCGAGGACGTTCTCGATCTCCTCCGGCTTCATGGTCCCGAACTCCTCCATCATCTCGCGGAGGGCGTCCTGATCCTGGCCGGAGACCGCACGGTCCCCCTTCATGTCCACGTCAGCGGCCAGCTCGCGCAGGCGCTTCACGTAGCCATCGGCCCACTTGCGGGCGACCGCATCGTCCACGCCGGGGTGCATGGCCTTGAAGCCCTTGGCGTAGGCGGCCTTGATCGCGGCATCGCCGAACAGCTTGGTCTTCTCGGCGATGCGCTGGTTGGAGCGCTGGCGCATGAGGTAGTTGGTGCTGTCCATCGTGCCCTCGAAGCCGGGCAGCGGTTCGAGCTGCGAGCCTGAGAGCTTGCCGGGGTTCTGCGCCAGATCGGCGTACTGCTGGTGCAGCTTGCGGATCGTGGCGGCCATCTGCTTGGCCTGCGGCGAGAACTCGGCCTCGCGCGTCGGGTCCGTGTTGCGGATGACGGCGGCAATCTCCTCGCGGAGGGTGCGCTCGGCCTCCGCCTTGTCAGCCCAGCCGATGTCCCGCTCCTTGAGGTAGGACTTGAACGCCGGCTGCCAGTCGCGAGCCAGCTCGCTCATTGCGCTGTCGTGGACCCGCTGCTGATATTCGGTGGCGGCGAAGTCGTTCTTGATCGACTTGTCCTTGTTGCCCACCGCGTCGAGCCCGAGCTTGCCACCTACGGCCCGCGCAACGGGGCTCTCGGAGGACTTGAGCTGGCCGACGCTGTCGAATCGCATGGAGCCCAAAGCGGTCTCGGGAGCGTCCGCCTTCATCCACGCCTCGACCTCCTGATGCAGGACGTCAGGGCGGGAGAAGCGCGCCGCGCCGACCGAGCCGGAGCCCAGTGCGGTGCCGGCGTTCAGCAGCTCGCCTTCCTCCTGCAGGCTGCGCCCGACGCGCCGCAAGGCGTCAGCCTCGGCCTGCGTGTGGGGGTTCCTGCGGAGGGCACCGAATGCGCCACCGAGGACCATGCCGGAACCGGCTGCCCACAGGAGGTCGCTGGTCTCGGCCGTCTCCTTGGACACGAACCGGGGGATTTCGAGGGCAACGTTGCCGGCCGCTGCGGTTGCGCCACTGGCAGCGATGCGGGCCATGCGCCCGAGCTTGGCCACGCCGGCAGCCTCCGGGATGAGGATGGACGCGCCGAGCCCGACAGGCTCCAGCATCTCGCCCAGGAGAGCGCCTGCGGTGCCCTTCCAGCCGGACGCGGCGATGCGCTCCTGCATGGCGAGCTGGCTGTCGATGCGGCCCCTGATGGTGCGCGCATGGGCCTCTGAGGTGGCATCCTCGAAGGCGTCCCAATACTGCTGGGGCACACCCTTGGTGACCTCGCCGAGGAGGTCTTGCCTCTTCGACCACTTGAAGTCGGGGTCGGGCTGGTGATCCTCCATGCCGCGCAGCGCCCAGGTGATGGGGCTGGCGTCCTTGGCGCTCTCATACGCCGAGCCCCAGAAGCCGAGACCCTCGGTCTTGTTAGCGGCGTCACGGCGCTCGATGTCGGTGACCGGGCTCTGCGGCCTGATGGCCTCATCCGTCACCCGGCCCGGCTCGACAGTGGAGCGGACGCTGGGGAGGTCGGCGGCCTTGGAGCCGGAGAATTTGTTGAAGACCTCGACCGCTGTCTTCCTCCGGCCTTCCCAGTTGTGGCCGCCAGCGGGGTTCGCTGCGGACCAGCCTCGGGGGCGCTCGAAGGAGATGAAGGCCAGGGCCGCCTCGTCGGGCGACTGCGACTTCATCAGGCGGTTGTAGACCGGGCGCTCGACCGTCTGCAGCTCGTGGTGCAGGAAGTCGAGCTGCGTCTTGAGGCTGTGGACGTCCTCGCCGCGCTCGCGGGCGAAGTTCATCAGGTTGGTCTTGCGGCCCTTACCCGGCGTCGGGTCACGCCAGCCGGCGATGCCGAGGCCAGTGCCGCTGTCGTGGATGGCGCGGGTGTTGAGGTTGTCGCCGCTCTCGTTCTGGAGGTTGCCCAGGATGCCGGAGACGGCAGCGTCGGAGTAGCCGAGGCCTTTGAGGTAGCCGTAGGCGTTGAATGAGGCGTCGCTCATGGGGATGTCCTTGAAAAGCGAAAGCCCCGCCCGGAGGTGATCCGAACGGGGCCGTGATGGGTCTAAGGGCGAAGACACCCGCTACAGGCGAGGTGTCCGCTGGGACTGCTGCGGCTTACGCAGTCCAGCTACGATCAACCGCAGAGCGTCTGATCATCTCGGCACGAACCAATCGCGCCCGAGGTGCTTGAGAAATCGCCGTTAGAGCGAGCGCATGGTCAGGGTTGAGCCAGAAGCCCACGGCATCGCCGGAGCAGTCGATCTGCGTAGGCATTTCGAGAAGCTCGCCATAGCTCTCCAGCTCCTCGCGATGCTTGACGATGGTTTTCCGAATGTTCGTCGGGCACGACAAGCCCAGCCACTTTGCCAAGGAGACGTCTTCGCAAAGGTCCAGCTCATTGAATTCAAGGGTCGTGATCATCTGTTACCTTTCGGCGCTAAGCGCATGGTTGAAAGCACGAAAAGCCCCGCCCGGCGGAAACCGAACGGGGCCGTGATGGGAATGCGTTGGGGTTGATCCCAGCCGGAGAGAGCTGATGCGGCGGGACTAGGCTTGGGTGCGCTCCACGGCGAGCCCCACGGGGCCGTCAGTCTGCCACCCGAACATGGGCGTCCAGACGACTTGAGCGAGCCCCTTGAAGCCGGCGATGAGGCCGCCAGCGTCGTAAGCGATGAAGAGGCGGCCGATTTTGAGGGTGAAGTCCATGGCGATGGTGGTCCTAGGCGGGGCTCAAGCGGGCGGCGGATGCCGTCTGCGGAGCTTGGAGTAGCTGCGGCCGAATACGGTGCCAATGCGGCCAAACGACTCCTTTCCTCGACACAGAAATCTCCGTAACATGTTGAAATAGCTACCCTATAGTGGGTCGATCACACTGCTGGGAAAGTCCGCGTCAGCCGCCCTGTGCCGGACGCTCAGCGCTTGCGCCGTCTCCGGCTGCGCCCCCGACCGAGCGAGGCGAACGCGCCGGAGCGTGCTTCCTGCTCCTCGGCGACGATGGCCGCTAGGCGGGTCTTCTGTCGCTGGTCCACTGTTTCCAGCTCTGCCGCTGCTGCGGCGTCTACCGGAACCAGTCGCGCGTCAGCCGCCATGGCGAAGATCTCGGCTATGGACACTGCGAGGCTGTCGGCTCGTTTCGTGCCGGCCTTCGCTATGATGAACGCGGCCTGCGCTCTCGTCAGGC is drawn from Bosea sp. Tri-49 and contains these coding sequences:
- a CDS encoding phage tail tip lysozyme; translated protein: MSDASFNAYGYLKGLGYSDAAVSGILGNLQNESGDNLNTRAIHDSGTGLGIAGWRDPTPGKGRKTNLMNFARERGEDVHSLKTQLDFLHHELQTVERPVYNRLMKSQSPDEAALAFISFERPRGWSAANPAGGHNWEGRRKTAVEVFNKFSGSKAADLPSVRSTVEPGRVTDEAIRPQSPVTDIERRDAANKTEGLGFWGSAYESAKDASPITWALRGMEDHQPDPDFKWSKRQDLLGEVTKGVPQQYWDAFEDATSEAHARTIRGRIDSQLAMQERIAASGWKGTAGALLGEMLEPVGLGASILIPEAAGVAKLGRMARIAASGATAAAGNVALEIPRFVSKETAETSDLLWAAGSGMVLGGAFGALRRNPHTQAEADALRRVGRSLQEEGELLNAGTALGSGSVGAARFSRPDVLHQEVEAWMKADAPETALGSMRFDSVGQLKSSESPVARAVGGKLGLDAVGNKDKSIKNDFAATEYQQRVHDSAMSELARDWQPAFKSYLKERDIGWADKAEAERTLREEIAAVIRNTDPTREAEFSPQAKQMAATIRKLHQQYADLAQNPGKLSGSQLEPLPGFEGTMDSTNYLMRQRSNQRIAEKTKLFGDAAIKAAYAKGFKAMHPGVDDAVARKWADGYVKRLRELAADVDMKGDRAVSGQDQDALREMMEEFGTMKPEEIENVLGLLKGKQDPKAGASPRGKSRALYDETFKDDLVVTDKSDPRYGQTLEFRLMDLFENDALSVFEGYSRQMSGLLGLHQVRVKNPLFTDMHVRPIKRADVEIRESVSQPDILTAAGEVNLKLDMGNLRIDGLALKTQDPEAIRNLLEVAADYAAERGVKLVSGPKVDDALAAALKSLKGDWKVHSPDGRKRTVKGVKVNETKNGEPVFEISGEWKPPSNEPEMLITGLSKDADWEKMMQRLAQTWDEQFQAGKVDNNAREKGLELDRQNLDYLRKQVLGLSSEADQTKWGQTLRRLRDYNFIRVMGNVGFAQVNEFFHAASSVGLKATLSAVPAFRHILRDARTGQLDDEIARDIEYLTNFGTDWVRGSLHSKIEAGGGHIDGRFGDTLGDRYDATMAKLKRATTAMSLMAPINTGLQRFAARGVYAKFAHMADGDAVNWDRLTAMGIDKEMGNRIFKSIRENRTFIDGDVAGRKLPRMNIEKWPDQEAAAAFQMGATRWAKYAILQNDPGAMHRMVGDALGKTILQFRSFVMGAWSRHLIHNIHMRDWETATTFLLTGVGGVLTHIAYSHYRFATDPRREERLDKALSWEGLLAGGFQRASWSSFMPSLADTALSAAGVDPVFGYRMTSQPSHLITGNPTFGLVDDLQKGVGGMVGNVLSGDNQLSQQDVRNVAKAFPWGNWVPFVHLMNTFVRDLPEFDRRPRREAPERAF